The Paenibacillus pabuli DNA segment CAAAAAAGCCACAATCCGTACCTTTTCTCGGCACGGACTGTGACTTTTGTTTCATACCTTAGCTCTTCAGTTCAAAGACAGACCTAGGGCCGTATCTACATTCTGCATATTGAGTTGCAGCTGCTGCTTGGTATCCCATGGATGATACCACCCACGCTCGAGCATATACGTTACAATGCGCTCATGTGCAAGAATAGCTTCATCTAATTGACGAACCAATATCGACTTGATTTCGGGAGTACCTGCATCCGTGACGGCCATTGCATAATTCCTCACTGCACTTTTAGAAGTAATCAAATAATCCATCGCTATGACTTGGTCTGTCAAGGGTTGCACACCCATCAAATGCTCAATGATTGGATTCATTTTGTCATCTCCTGCAGTTCAGCCTTTTTCATAATCTCATTCAACTCCTGGACCGCATCTGTCGATTGCTGTACTTCCTGCCTTAATATCTCCTTCAGCTCCGGATCTGAAACGAGCAGCACCATGATATTCGATTTGGTTAAATTGACGGTTCTGAACGCAGCCATCTCCTGAACTTCAAGTGTTTCATGCAGGGCATATTTCATGTTGAATCACGCTTCCTTTCCGAACTGCTTATGGTTTGAGAACCACCTTAATACATTGATCCTGCCTTGTATCGAATATTTCATACCCCTTTTTGGCATCACTGAGCGGAATCACATGGGTAACCACATCACGTGGATTCACTTTACCTGTATCAATCAGTTCATACATATAAGGCATATAGTGAATGACCGGAGCCTGTCCCGTACGAAGATTAACATTTCTCTGAAAAATATCTCCAAAAGGAAATCCGTTGTATTTTCCTCCGTATACGCCCGTTACCTGAATGGTCCCTCC contains these protein-coding regions:
- a CDS encoding spore coat protein, coding for MNPIIEHLMGVQPLTDQVIAMDYLITSKSAVRNYAMAVTDAGTPEIKSILVRQLDEAILAHERIVTYMLERGWYHPWDTKQQLQLNMQNVDTALGLSLN